A genomic window from Halorubrum trapanicum includes:
- a CDS encoding peptidylprolyl isomerase yields the protein MSDQEQADAADEAEETETETDADGLEDGDFVRVAYTIRTADDGRVIDTTDEETAEDAEIDVEEYEFEPRIIALGAGHVFPTVEEAFVGGAVGDEGTVDVPAEDAFGEYDPDEVETVKADKIPEDDRYPGAQVQIDNQQGHLETIIGGRARVDFNHPLAGEDLEYEYEILEAIDDREEQAAGMLGMYLQEAPEVRIETETEEEETVTEDDDGEETVETEEVEKDVLYVTATQAMQMNQQWMFQKQQIAQDLMDRLDLDRVVIEEVIEGGGMGGLGGMMGGMGGAGGGDVDIEEALEDVDVDADEIADEIDEE from the coding sequence ATGAGCGATCAGGAGCAAGCGGACGCGGCCGACGAGGCCGAGGAGACCGAGACCGAGACTGACGCCGACGGACTCGAAGACGGCGACTTCGTCCGCGTCGCGTACACGATCCGCACGGCGGACGACGGCCGCGTCATCGACACGACCGACGAGGAGACGGCCGAAGACGCCGAGATCGACGTCGAGGAGTACGAGTTCGAGCCCCGCATCATCGCGCTCGGCGCCGGCCACGTGTTCCCCACCGTCGAGGAGGCGTTCGTCGGCGGCGCCGTCGGCGACGAGGGCACGGTCGACGTCCCCGCCGAGGACGCCTTCGGCGAGTACGACCCCGACGAGGTCGAGACGGTCAAGGCCGACAAGATCCCCGAGGACGACCGCTACCCCGGCGCGCAGGTCCAGATCGACAACCAGCAGGGCCACCTCGAGACGATCATCGGCGGCCGCGCCCGCGTCGACTTCAACCACCCGCTGGCCGGCGAGGACCTCGAGTACGAGTACGAGATCCTCGAAGCGATCGACGACCGCGAGGAGCAGGCCGCCGGCATGCTCGGCATGTACCTCCAGGAGGCCCCTGAGGTCCGCATCGAGACGGAAACGGAGGAAGAGGAGACCGTCACCGAAGACGACGACGGCGAGGAGACCGTCGAGACCGAGGAAGTCGAGAAGGACGTCCTCTACGTCACGGCGACGCAGGCGATGCAGATGAACCAGCAGTGGATGTTCCAGAAACAGCAGATCGCGCAGGACCTCATGGACCGCCTCGACCTCGACCGCGTGGTCATCGAGGAGGTCATCGAGGGCGGCGGCATGGGCGGTCTCGGCGGCATGATGGGCGGCATGGGCGGCGCCGGCGGCGGCGACGTCGACATCGAGGAGGCGCTCGAGGACGTCGACGTCGACGCCGACGAGATCGCCGACGAGATCGACGAAGAGTAG
- a CDS encoding transcriptional regulator: METLPTGISVLDRQFGGGLPSGSVVVLKANPDSQSELILNRFARVRECRYLTTVRSADAVAAALSRDGDEETTVEATDDAGDLDEVASLTGDLPEESTLIVDSVEPLEESASPAAYAEFLDGVRSRVVDAGGVALLHALRGGEDPQTRRVTEQVADVVFDLRTTVTGTEIANRLVVPKFRGGAALEEPLKLKLTDEVAVDTSRDIA; this comes from the coding sequence ATGGAGACGCTTCCGACTGGGATCTCGGTGCTGGACCGACAGTTCGGCGGAGGGCTCCCGAGCGGTAGCGTCGTCGTGTTGAAGGCGAACCCCGACAGCCAGTCCGAACTCATCTTGAACCGGTTCGCCCGGGTCCGGGAGTGCCGCTACCTGACGACCGTCCGGTCCGCCGACGCGGTGGCGGCGGCGCTCAGCCGCGACGGAGACGAGGAGACGACCGTCGAGGCCACGGACGACGCCGGCGACCTCGACGAGGTGGCGTCGCTGACCGGCGACCTCCCCGAGGAGAGCACGCTGATCGTCGACTCCGTGGAGCCGTTGGAAGAGAGCGCGTCGCCGGCGGCGTACGCCGAGTTCCTCGACGGCGTGCGGTCACGGGTGGTCGACGCAGGCGGCGTCGCCCTGCTCCACGCGCTCCGCGGCGGCGAGGACCCGCAGACGCGACGCGTCACGGAGCAGGTCGCGGACGTGGTGTTCGACCTGCGCACCACCGTCACCGGGACCGAGATCGCGAACCGCCTCGTCGTCCCCAAGTTCCGGGGCGGCGCCGCCCTCGAAGAGCCGCTGAAGCTGAAGCTCACCGACGAGGTCGCCGTCGACACGAGCCGCGACATCGCCTGA
- a CDS encoding P-loop NTPase, which produces MIAVAGGKGGSGKTTTTLGLARALSRRGAPVVAADADWDLPNLARLAAETKPEAPTETGAEGSPVGARPRTDGEDTRTVLDAVRGTEPVRPDRSAPTVLAAPDAPRSVDAGATFDALDGATPDGAPVLLDSPAGASPDVAAPLRAADHALIATPLRRAALRDAAKTAAIARRLDCPPVGAVVIGETDVPDRVSTLLGCPVLGAIPDGGAAPLSDPGVRSAYDGLASRLGETAAASGWQIA; this is translated from the coding sequence GTGATAGCCGTCGCCGGCGGCAAGGGCGGAAGCGGAAAGACGACGACCACCCTCGGGCTCGCCCGCGCGCTCTCGCGGCGCGGCGCGCCGGTGGTCGCGGCCGACGCCGACTGGGACCTCCCGAACCTCGCGCGGCTGGCCGCGGAGACGAAGCCCGAGGCCCCGACGGAGACCGGAGCCGAGGGCTCGCCGGTCGGCGCCCGCCCCCGCACCGACGGAGAAGACACGCGGACCGTCCTCGACGCGGTCCGCGGGACGGAGCCGGTCCGCCCCGATCGCTCGGCGCCGACGGTGCTCGCGGCGCCCGACGCGCCGCGGTCGGTCGACGCGGGCGCGACGTTCGACGCGCTCGACGGCGCGACCCCCGACGGCGCACCGGTGTTGCTCGACAGTCCGGCGGGCGCGTCTCCGGACGTGGCCGCGCCCCTGCGGGCGGCGGACCACGCGCTGATCGCGACGCCGCTCAGGCGCGCAGCGCTCCGGGACGCCGCGAAGACGGCGGCGATCGCCCGCCGGCTGGACTGTCCGCCGGTCGGAGCGGTCGTGATCGGCGAGACGGACGTGCCGGACCGGGTGTCGACGCTCCTCGGATGTCCCGTTCTCGGCGCGATTCCGGACGGCGGGGCCGCTCCGCTGTCCGATCCGGGCGTCCGGAGCGCGTACGACGGCCTCGCCTCGCGGCTCGGCGAGACCGCGGCGGCGAGCGGGTGGCAGATCGCGTGA
- a CDS encoding YlbF family regulator: MSVQQVSIEDLGRELGERIAETPEYERFEEARAAVQRDEDVQERIDEFEQLRAEFMQARQTGQATNDDLQRVQEAQDELHSMPVMSEYLDAQEELEDTLEAVNEAISDPLAVDFGGEAGGCCQD, from the coding sequence ATGAGCGTCCAACAGGTCTCCATCGAGGACCTCGGCCGAGAGCTCGGCGAGCGGATCGCCGAAACCCCGGAGTACGAACGCTTCGAGGAGGCGAGAGCCGCGGTCCAGCGCGACGAGGACGTACAAGAGCGGATCGACGAGTTCGAGCAGCTCCGCGCGGAGTTCATGCAGGCCCGGCAGACGGGACAGGCGACGAACGACGACCTCCAGCGCGTCCAGGAGGCGCAGGACGAACTCCACTCGATGCCGGTGATGAGCGAGTACCTCGACGCGCAGGAGGAGCTGGAGGACACGCTCGAAGCGGTCAACGAGGCGATCTCCGATCCCCTCGCCGTCGACTTCGGCGGCGAGGCCGGCGGCTGCTGTCAGGACTGA
- a CDS encoding alpha/beta hydrolase, whose translation MTDIPLEHVHVAPDEGADGEPAPAVFVLHGRGADEEDLLPVAAELPDDHHVVSLRAPDPLQGGYTWYELDLSAGGLESSQPDADDFRRSLDLIVESVEAAVGAYGLDADRIGLLGFSQGAITSLSLLFEDPDRYAWVVALHGYLAESHADLDPDGIEGKPVFVGAGAGDRVIPESRTSAAVERLEAVGADVTSGSFPGGHGIGPQELEAVVEFVASQTA comes from the coding sequence ATGACCGATATTCCGCTCGAACACGTTCACGTCGCGCCCGACGAGGGAGCCGACGGCGAGCCCGCGCCCGCCGTCTTCGTCCTCCACGGCCGCGGCGCCGACGAGGAGGATCTGCTCCCGGTCGCCGCCGAACTGCCCGACGACCACCACGTCGTCAGCCTCCGCGCGCCCGACCCGCTCCAGGGCGGGTACACGTGGTACGAGCTCGACCTCTCGGCGGGGGGACTGGAGTCGAGCCAGCCCGACGCCGACGACTTCCGCCGGAGCCTCGACCTGATAGTCGAGAGCGTCGAGGCCGCGGTCGGCGCCTACGGGCTCGACGCCGACCGGATCGGCCTGCTCGGGTTCAGCCAGGGCGCGATCACGAGCCTCTCGCTCCTCTTCGAAGACCCCGACCGCTACGCGTGGGTCGTCGCGCTCCACGGCTACCTCGCGGAGTCACACGCGGACCTCGACCCGGACGGGATCGAGGGCAAACCGGTCTTCGTCGGCGCCGGCGCCGGCGACCGCGTGATCCCGGAGTCGCGGACGAGCGCGGCCGTCGAGCGGCTCGAAGCCGTCGGCGCCGACGTCACGAGCGGGAGCTTCCCGGGCGGCCACGGTATCGGCCCGCAGGAGCTCGAAGCGGTGGTCGAGTTCGTCGCGTCGCAGACGGCGTAA
- the dph2 gene encoding diphthamide biosynthesis enzyme Dph2, with protein MSGSTEGDLTKTGMALKHDREWDYELDRILEAIEERDASKVGLQFPEGLKRRGPKVADDLREVAPDDVTFMLSGQPCYGACDLDTYLMRRTDVFVHFGHTPMKESDSIVYVPLFSNVDPFPIMEDALEEELTSPEEDADVGLVTTAQHMNRFEEMTDWLEERGYEVHTRRGDDRLTKEGQVLGCNYASADIDAEQVLYVGGGKFHPVGLAMEHPDKRVVIADPVNNAVSVAEHDQFLKQRYAAVHKAMDAEKWGVIFCTKIGQGRWETAQEIVDNNENAYLITMDEVTPDRLRNFDMDAFVNTGCPRITTDDGPRFHKPMLTPGEYEAAIGEKPLDSIEFDTFHDTW; from the coding sequence ATGAGCGGCTCCACGGAGGGCGACCTCACGAAGACGGGGATGGCCCTGAAGCACGACCGCGAGTGGGACTACGAACTCGACCGAATCCTCGAGGCCATCGAGGAGCGCGACGCCTCGAAGGTCGGTCTTCAATTTCCCGAGGGGCTCAAGCGCCGCGGCCCGAAGGTCGCCGACGACCTCCGCGAGGTCGCCCCCGACGACGTCACCTTCATGCTGTCCGGGCAGCCCTGCTACGGCGCCTGCGACCTCGACACCTACCTGATGCGCCGGACGGACGTGTTCGTCCACTTCGGCCACACGCCGATGAAGGAGTCCGACAGCATCGTCTACGTCCCGCTGTTCTCGAACGTCGACCCCTTCCCGATCATGGAGGACGCGCTCGAAGAAGAGCTGACCTCACCGGAGGAGGACGCCGACGTGGGCCTCGTCACGACGGCCCAGCACATGAACCGCTTCGAGGAGATGACGGACTGGCTGGAGGAGCGCGGCTACGAGGTCCACACCCGCCGGGGCGACGACCGCCTCACGAAGGAGGGGCAGGTGCTCGGCTGCAACTACGCCTCCGCGGACATCGACGCAGAGCAGGTGCTGTACGTCGGCGGCGGGAAGTTCCACCCGGTCGGGCTCGCGATGGAACACCCCGACAAGCGCGTCGTCATCGCGGACCCGGTCAACAACGCGGTGTCGGTCGCCGAACACGACCAGTTCCTCAAGCAGCGCTACGCCGCGGTCCACAAGGCGATGGACGCCGAGAAGTGGGGCGTCATCTTCTGTACGAAGATCGGCCAGGGCCGCTGGGAGACGGCCCAGGAGATCGTCGACAACAACGAGAACGCCTACCTGATCACGATGGACGAGGTGACGCCGGACCGCCTGCGCAACTTCGACATGGACGCGTTCGTCAACACGGGCTGCCCCCGGATCACGACCGACGACGGTCCGCGCTTCCACAAGCCGATGTTAACGCCCGGCGAGTACGAGGCCGCAATCGGCGAGAAGCCGCTCGACTCGATCGAGTTCGACACGTTCCACGACACCTGGTAG
- a CDS encoding cobalamin-independent methionine synthase II family protein, translating to MTTNDGHISTTHIGSLPRPPELLDLLTRRQDGEAVDPDEWDETVADATRDVVDRQDEVGLDSINNGEQSRVSFNWYVADRLSGIDGKRETELWADLQEFPSYAEETFKTDVIDLSMHPVVSEAVEYTGREEAAAEIDEFTDALAAADRDVDDAFMTAASPSVVTATHVDDHYGDYEEYLFAVAEAMKTEYELVADAGLTLQIDAPELLTVGHTAAYADEPLEAAKDATRLHVEALNEALADVPAEQVRLHTCWGSYEGPHHLDTDLAEMLPLIYEADITGLSVEQANPRHQHEYRAFDEHPVPDGWTLIPGVVDVKTNVIDHPETVADRLERVAGAVDDGTPLTAAPDCGFGTQAGLGMVDPEIAWAKLEALVEGAEIASERLA from the coding sequence ATGACGACGAACGACGGCCACATCTCCACCACGCACATCGGTAGCCTGCCGCGACCGCCGGAACTGCTCGACCTGCTCACCCGCCGTCAGGACGGCGAGGCGGTCGACCCCGACGAGTGGGACGAGACGGTCGCGGACGCGACCCGCGACGTCGTCGACCGGCAGGACGAGGTCGGCCTCGATTCGATCAACAACGGCGAGCAGTCCCGCGTCTCGTTCAACTGGTACGTCGCCGACCGGCTGAGCGGCATCGACGGGAAGCGGGAGACGGAGCTGTGGGCCGACCTCCAGGAGTTCCCCTCCTACGCCGAGGAGACGTTCAAGACCGACGTGATCGACCTCTCGATGCACCCGGTCGTCAGCGAGGCTGTCGAGTACACGGGCCGCGAGGAGGCAGCGGCCGAAATCGACGAGTTCACCGACGCGCTCGCGGCCGCCGACCGCGACGTCGACGACGCGTTCATGACCGCGGCGTCGCCGAGCGTCGTCACCGCCACGCACGTCGACGATCACTACGGGGATTACGAGGAGTACCTGTTCGCGGTCGCGGAGGCGATGAAGACGGAGTACGAGCTCGTCGCCGACGCGGGCCTCACGCTCCAGATCGACGCCCCGGAGCTGCTGACGGTCGGCCACACCGCGGCGTACGCGGACGAGCCCCTCGAAGCCGCCAAGGACGCGACGCGCCTCCACGTCGAGGCGCTCAACGAGGCGCTCGCGGACGTGCCCGCCGAGCAGGTCCGGCTCCACACCTGCTGGGGCAGCTACGAGGGCCCGCACCACCTCGACACCGACCTCGCGGAGATGCTGCCGCTGATCTACGAGGCCGACATCACCGGGCTCAGCGTCGAGCAGGCGAACCCGCGTCACCAGCACGAGTATCGCGCGTTCGACGAGCACCCGGTGCCCGACGGCTGGACGCTCATCCCCGGCGTCGTCGACGTGAAGACGAACGTCATCGACCACCCGGAGACGGTCGCGGACCGCTTGGAGCGCGTCGCGGGCGCGGTCGACGACGGCACGCCGCTGACGGCCGCGCCCGACTGCGGGTTCGGGACGCAGGCCGGCCTCGGCATGGTCGACCCCGAGATCGCGTGGGCGAAGCTCGAAGCGCTCGTCGAGGGCGCCGAGATCGCGAGCGAGCGGCTCGCCTGA
- a CDS encoding TIGR00725 family protein → MRVSVIGGSSIDGETAAVAAALGERLAERGHVVVCGGLGGVMEAVCRGARAAGGETIGILPTDDRGDANPHVTVPIATGMGHARNALVVMNGDAAIAVDGGPGTLSEIGLAIAQGRPVAGLDTHDVDGVEAAASPAEAVAYVERVVGRE, encoded by the coding sequence ATGCGCGTCAGCGTCATCGGCGGCAGTTCGATCGACGGGGAGACGGCGGCGGTCGCGGCGGCGCTCGGCGAGCGGCTCGCGGAGCGCGGCCACGTCGTCGTCTGCGGCGGCCTCGGCGGCGTCATGGAGGCGGTCTGCCGCGGCGCCCGCGCGGCCGGCGGCGAGACGATCGGGATCCTGCCGACGGACGACCGCGGGGACGCGAACCCGCACGTCACGGTGCCGATCGCGACCGGGATGGGTCACGCGCGAAACGCGCTCGTCGTCATGAACGGCGACGCCGCGATCGCGGTCGACGGCGGTCCGGGGACGCTCTCGGAGATCGGGCTCGCGATCGCGCAGGGGCGCCCGGTCGCGGGGCTCGACACCCACGACGTCGACGGCGTGGAGGCGGCGGCGTCGCCGGCGGAGGCGGTCGCGTACGTCGAGCGAGTCGTCGGCCGCGAGTGA
- a CDS encoding HAD family hydrolase: MTYDTVVFDNDGVLVGRTRFDVLREATRDAFEECGVEEPDPDDVEQMTIGATPGSVGTVCQTYDLDPGSFWRTRDDVVSRAQQQEAREGRKTPYDDLDELQDLDVQMGIVSSNQQATVDFLVDHFDGFDRMGAAYGREPTIHSLQLRKPNPHYIEQALGDLDAGNALFVGDNESDVRAAENAGIDSAFIRRPHRRDWELNVWPTWEIERLSDLHDIVE, encoded by the coding sequence ATGACGTACGATACCGTCGTGTTCGACAACGACGGTGTCCTCGTGGGCCGCACGCGCTTCGACGTGCTCCGGGAGGCGACCCGGGACGCGTTCGAGGAGTGCGGCGTCGAGGAGCCCGATCCGGACGACGTAGAGCAGATGACTATCGGTGCGACACCCGGCAGCGTCGGCACGGTCTGTCAGACGTACGACCTCGATCCGGGGTCGTTCTGGCGGACGCGCGACGACGTGGTGTCGCGGGCGCAACAGCAGGAGGCCCGCGAGGGGCGAAAGACCCCCTACGACGACCTCGACGAGCTCCAGGACCTCGACGTCCAGATGGGGATCGTCTCGTCGAACCAGCAGGCGACCGTCGACTTCCTCGTCGACCACTTCGACGGCTTCGACCGCATGGGCGCCGCCTACGGCCGCGAGCCCACGATCCACTCGCTCCAGCTCCGCAAGCCGAATCCGCACTACATCGAGCAGGCGCTCGGCGACCTCGACGCGGGCAACGCCTTGTTCGTCGGCGACAACGAGTCCGACGTCCGCGCGGCCGAGAACGCCGGCATCGACTCGGCGTTCATCCGCCGACCCCACCGCCGCGACTGGGAGCTGAACGTCTGGCCAACCTGGGAGATCGAGCGGCTCTCCGACCTCCACGACATCGTGGAGTGA
- a CDS encoding ATP-dependent DNA helicase: MTDSPPWADLFGHPEPYPEQADGIDAAVDAADDGGFLALEGACGTGKTMLALTAGLDRVRDPDSEFERVFVLTSVKQQLRQFETDLRTINDDLPDEYDPVSGLTLVGKADVCPYARENRGGIDRENVYERCEGLRERTRNLVGDGGATTTSNLVSEARSQQVGLMDSGSVATAGGAAGGASGPGDASDEGGAPAADYLSVDGEPTPYRPDTEEYDDVEFCPFYAGFLDDLPDDGDQAEAVPFDVTELGHVDADELVRLAAGHGSCPHSVMGALVPEVEVVIGNYYHAFDPVTTGTFTGALLDDSTFVVCDEAHMLEPRVRDLVSDAVADASLRDAENELTRVVQPLSFESAGAESDDAALVRGELEDADVAVEEIEAVREFYADLRGELDRRVTAHLDRERPDWRASMRELDDEEIPLRDPEEPGEDEITAWADGEGYGERVWARAEQVGAVVKRVLDSLEDEDKQRAAPGVGRTLNAWYREGHTDFFRAIELERTFDETEPPDSWRRAYNARLALHNCLPSEPIGDRLAEFGGGVLMSATLEPMDLFREVTGLDHLAERGRPVVERTYGLSFPEENRASLAVDAPKFTHQNRGAPGEENPTRLAHLDATAAVARREGNVLVGTPSYAEATWMAESLSERLDKPVLLDESSGDRETESLKDDFFAGDGKVLVTSLRGTLTEGVDYRGDRLSAAVVCGVPIINTARPQTRAVITAYDRRFESGFETALTVPAVRKARQAVGRVIRGPDERGVRVLLDARYARDSWNGVREYLPEHEREEYQPVSPDMLEVALDRFESTPQANGGG; encoded by the coding sequence GTGACCGACTCGCCCCCGTGGGCCGACCTCTTCGGCCACCCCGAACCCTACCCCGAGCAGGCCGACGGCATCGACGCCGCCGTCGACGCCGCCGACGACGGCGGCTTCCTCGCGCTGGAGGGCGCCTGCGGGACGGGGAAGACGATGCTCGCGCTCACCGCCGGGCTCGACCGCGTCCGCGACCCGGACTCCGAGTTCGAGCGCGTCTTCGTCCTCACCAGCGTCAAACAGCAGCTGCGCCAGTTCGAGACGGACCTGCGGACGATAAACGACGACCTCCCGGACGAGTACGACCCCGTCTCGGGACTCACCCTCGTCGGCAAGGCGGACGTCTGCCCGTACGCGCGCGAGAACCGCGGCGGGATCGACCGCGAGAACGTGTACGAGCGCTGCGAGGGGCTCCGCGAGCGAACCCGGAATCTCGTCGGCGACGGCGGCGCGACGACGACCTCCAACCTCGTGAGCGAGGCGCGGAGCCAGCAGGTGGGACTGATGGACTCCGGATCGGTGGCAACCGCCGGAGGCGCCGCGGGCGGCGCGTCCGGGCCGGGCGACGCGTCCGACGAGGGCGGCGCGCCGGCCGCCGACTACCTCTCCGTCGACGGCGAGCCGACCCCGTACCGCCCCGACACCGAGGAGTACGACGACGTCGAGTTCTGTCCCTTCTACGCCGGGTTCCTCGACGATCTCCCCGACGACGGTGATCAGGCGGAGGCGGTCCCGTTCGACGTCACCGAGCTCGGCCACGTCGACGCCGACGAGCTCGTCCGGCTCGCCGCGGGCCACGGCTCCTGTCCCCACTCGGTCATGGGCGCGCTCGTCCCCGAGGTCGAGGTCGTCATCGGCAACTACTACCACGCGTTCGACCCCGTGACGACCGGGACGTTCACCGGCGCGCTGCTCGACGACTCGACGTTCGTCGTCTGCGACGAGGCGCACATGCTCGAACCGCGCGTGCGCGACCTCGTGAGCGACGCGGTCGCGGACGCCAGCCTCCGCGACGCGGAGAACGAGCTCACCCGGGTCGTCCAGCCGCTCTCGTTCGAGAGCGCGGGCGCGGAGTCGGACGACGCCGCCTTGGTCCGCGGCGAACTGGAGGACGCGGACGTGGCGGTCGAGGAGATCGAGGCGGTCCGGGAGTTCTACGCGGACCTCCGCGGCGAGCTCGACCGCCGCGTGACCGCGCACCTCGACCGCGAGCGCCCGGACTGGCGGGCGTCGATGCGCGAGCTCGACGACGAGGAGATCCCGCTCCGCGACCCCGAGGAGCCGGGCGAAGACGAGATCACGGCGTGGGCGGACGGCGAGGGGTACGGGGAGCGCGTCTGGGCGCGCGCCGAGCAGGTCGGCGCGGTGGTCAAGCGCGTCCTCGACTCGCTGGAAGACGAGGACAAGCAGCGCGCGGCGCCCGGCGTCGGCCGCACCCTCAACGCCTGGTACCGCGAGGGTCACACCGACTTCTTCCGGGCGATCGAGCTCGAACGCACCTTCGACGAGACGGAGCCGCCGGACTCGTGGCGCCGGGCGTACAACGCGCGCCTCGCGCTCCACAACTGCCTCCCGAGCGAGCCGATCGGCGATCGCCTCGCGGAGTTCGGCGGCGGCGTCCTCATGAGCGCGACGCTGGAGCCGATGGACCTGTTCCGGGAGGTGACCGGGCTCGACCACCTCGCGGAGCGCGGGCGCCCGGTCGTCGAGCGAACCTACGGGCTCTCCTTCCCCGAGGAGAACCGGGCGAGCCTCGCGGTGGACGCCCCGAAGTTCACCCATCAGAACCGCGGCGCGCCGGGCGAGGAGAACCCGACCCGGCTCGCGCACCTCGACGCGACGGCGGCGGTCGCGCGCCGCGAGGGGAACGTCCTCGTGGGTACCCCGAGCTACGCGGAGGCCACGTGGATGGCGGAGTCCCTCTCGGAGCGGCTCGACAAGCCGGTCCTCTTGGACGAGTCCTCCGGCGACCGCGAGACGGAGTCGCTGAAGGACGACTTCTTCGCCGGCGACGGGAAGGTGTTGGTGACGAGCCTCCGCGGGACGCTCACGGAGGGCGTCGACTACCGCGGCGACCGGCTCTCCGCCGCCGTCGTCTGCGGCGTCCCGATCATCAACACGGCGCGGCCGCAGACGCGGGCGGTGATCACCGCCTACGACCGCCGGTTCGAGTCGGGCTTCGAGACGGCGCTCACCGTCCCCGCCGTGCGGAAGGCCCGGCAGGCGGTCGGCCGCGTCATCCGCGGTCCGGACGAGCGCGGCGTCCGCGTGCTGCTCGACGCCCGCTACGCGCGCGACTCGTGGAACGGCGTCCGAGAGTACCTGCCCGAACACGAGCGCGAGGAGTACCAGCCCGTCAGTCCCGACATGCTGGAGGTCGCGCTCGACCGGTTCGAGTCGACGCCGCAGGCGAACGGAGGCGGCTGA
- a CDS encoding Xaa-Pro peptidase family protein — translation MATRLPESAFADRLAAVRDRLAETDADAATWVGATAIEYLTGFHHIQTERPVVLAVTDDRVEVTVPRLEVERVDPNPRIDAVHDYFDYPGGEPVAVAVEMLNDLGADAIAADADGPPGVMGYEGPAFSESLDVETQSWVDRMRWAKSDAEVDLIRESAKWANLGHRYLADFSEPGAHPATVSQRASTEASRAMLDALGDAYSVRVRGDGPVHAGYISGEETALPHGHTPNERLSEGDVLVTGATANVDGYRSELERTMFVGGYSDEQAHYFELMLEAQTLAIDALGPGVPVAEVDEVVWEYFEEQGVTDLAQHHVGHNIGLGAHEPPYIDRGWGERYDGDDAVMAPGHVYTIEPGIYTDEYGYRHSDTVAITESGTERLTNFPRDIDSNVV, via the coding sequence ATGGCCACGCGACTCCCCGAGTCGGCGTTCGCGGACCGGCTCGCCGCGGTCCGGGACCGGCTCGCCGAGACCGACGCCGACGCCGCGACGTGGGTCGGCGCGACGGCGATAGAGTACCTCACCGGCTTCCACCACATCCAGACGGAGCGCCCGGTCGTCCTCGCGGTCACCGACGACCGCGTCGAGGTCACCGTGCCGCGGCTGGAGGTCGAGCGCGTCGATCCCAACCCGCGGATCGACGCCGTCCACGACTACTTCGACTACCCGGGCGGCGAGCCGGTCGCGGTCGCCGTCGAGATGCTGAACGACCTCGGCGCCGACGCGATCGCCGCCGACGCCGACGGGCCGCCGGGCGTGATGGGGTACGAAGGGCCCGCATTCTCCGAGTCCCTCGACGTCGAGACGCAGTCGTGGGTCGACCGGATGCGCTGGGCGAAGTCCGACGCGGAGGTGGACCTGATCCGCGAGTCGGCCAAGTGGGCCAACCTCGGGCACCGCTACCTCGCCGATTTCTCCGAGCCGGGCGCGCACCCGGCGACCGTCTCGCAGCGCGCGTCGACCGAGGCCTCCCGCGCCATGCTCGACGCGCTCGGCGACGCGTACAGCGTCCGCGTCCGCGGCGACGGACCGGTCCACGCGGGCTACATCTCCGGCGAGGAGACCGCGCTCCCCCACGGACACACCCCGAACGAACGGCTCTCCGAGGGCGACGTGCTGGTCACGGGCGCGACGGCGAACGTCGACGGGTACCGCTCGGAGTTAGAGCGGACGATGTTCGTCGGCGGCTACTCGGACGAGCAGGCGCACTACTTCGAGCTCATGCTGGAGGCGCAGACGCTCGCGATCGACGCCCTCGGCCCGGGCGTGCCGGTCGCCGAGGTCGACGAGGTCGTCTGGGAGTACTTCGAGGAGCAGGGCGTGACCGACCTCGCGCAGCACCACGTCGGCCACAACATCGGGCTCGGCGCCCACGAGCCGCCGTACATCGACCGGGGCTGGGGCGAGCGCTACGACGGCGACGACGCCGTGATGGCGCCCGGCCACGTGTACACGATCGAACCCGGGATCTACACCGACGAGTACGGGTACCGCCACTCCGACACGGTCGCGATCACCGAGTCGGGGACCGAACGACTCACGAACTTCCCGCGCGACATCGACTCGAACGTCGTCTGA